The Metabacillus sediminilitoris genome window below encodes:
- a CDS encoding helix-turn-helix transcriptional regulator translates to MKNRMKQFRQENGISQEQMAKMLGVSRQTIISIEKGRYNPSLPLAIQIARCFNTIVEKVFLLEDVEKE, encoded by the coding sequence ATGAAAAATCGAATGAAACAATTTAGGCAGGAGAATGGAATTTCTCAGGAACAAATGGCAAAAATGTTAGGTGTGTCTCGCCAGACAATTATTTCAATTGAAAAGGGGCGTTACAATCCTTCATTGCCTCTTGCTATTCAAATTGCTCGTTGTTTTAACACAATTGTAGAAAAAGTTTTTCTTTTAGAAGATGTAGAAAAAGAATAG
- a CDS encoding DUF4183 domain-containing protein encodes MPIVKPFMAGRRFTTTASTGTAAAADLTFANTDFTDDAGVTTSTFPASPAVVNLYINGVLQTSDNVTGLSTTAVTIVGGASLATDSPTMPIILEFIIN; translated from the coding sequence ATGCCTATTGTCAAACCATTCATGGCGGGAAGAAGATTTACAACCACAGCATCAACAGGTACAGCTGCAGCTGCTGATTTAACATTTGCTAATACAGACTTTACCGATGATGCTGGTGTTACTACTTCAACATTTCCTGCTTCACCTGCGGTTGTAAATTTATATATTAATGGTGTACTTCAAACAAGTGATAATGTAACAGGTCTTTCCACTACTGCAGTAACTATTGTAGGCGGTGCTTCACTTGCTACTGATTCTCCTACTATGCCAATTATACTTGAATTTATTATAAATTAG
- a CDS encoding DUF4183 domain-containing protein has product MVPIPKPPKQRIIGPRGPRGPQGPQGEQGPPILGPIPTTNLLYFTFSDGQKLIYTNADGLAEFGTTQILSPSEVSYINLFINGIIQPQTAYLVQTGVLTLLTPTAPEAGVPITLQFILINL; this is encoded by the coding sequence ATGGTTCCAATTCCAAAACCGCCGAAGCAAAGAATAATCGGTCCACGAGGACCAAGAGGGCCTCAAGGACCTCAGGGTGAACAAGGACCTCCAATTCTAGGTCCAATCCCTACAACTAATTTATTGTACTTTACTTTTTCTGACGGTCAAAAACTTATATATACAAATGCTGATGGCTTAGCGGAATTCGGAACAACTCAGATATTATCACCAAGCGAAGTTTCCTATATTAATTTGTTTATTAATGGTATAATTCAACCCCAAACTGCTTACCTTGTGCAAACAGGAGTATTAACCTTGTTAACACCAACAGCACCTGAAGCGGGTGTACCGATAACGCTTCAGTTTATCCTGATTAATCTTTAA